A genome region from Physeter macrocephalus isolate SW-GA chromosome 4, ASM283717v5, whole genome shotgun sequence includes the following:
- the TTC24 gene encoding tetratricopeptide repeat protein 24, whose translation MSSLNTEDTPQEPSPSPSSSKKKKKKRKWPRQEASIQALTRAGHRALLAGQNHEALTSFQRAFLLASKSPQTRDTPVLRACAFNLGAAYVETGDPARGLELLLRAQPQETVQGGCHGDQCFNVALAYHALGDLPQALAWYHKALGHYQPLGDHGQAQAKMGACYQALGQPELAAHCLQEASRAYAQAGQPGAAALALGAAAGCMLKSGQHGVGDVVQVLEESRRLAERSTERGLLGRLYNDLGLGYSQLQLFPLAAEAFRQALPLCRGPGEEATVLRNLGMAHNALGNYQEAREFHQKAADTHGSVGQRWEQGRSFGSLAFALSQLGDHKAARDNYLHALQAARDTGDVKGQWQACEGLGAAAARLGQHDQALKYYKEALARCQKEPDSVRERLVAKLTDAIRTHLARGGLLPTHTLTSAPGGPQAPGGACPVVGTPARVGKGTAGVRHRSSDRWEDELEEGHEGKEEELANVLMTSWAPRLERPRPRAHLSFGGQGPLRMENPGLLVTNGPHSKSNLNNPHPALEAQGVPCLLHSLSVGLSERESSAELGDRRLKPTPSCPGACEQRSSKQPRETPSRNPQRRSTESGFCMIM comes from the exons ATGTCTTCCCTCAACACTGAGGATACCCCGCAAGAGCCCTCGCCCTCGCCTTCAAgctccaagaagaaaaagaagaaaagaaagtggcCACGGCAAGAGGCCAGCATCCAAGCCCTCACCAGGGCTGGCCACAGGGCCCTTTTGGCTGGTCAGAATCACGAGGCCTTGACCAGCTTCCAGAGGGCCTTCCTCCTGGCTTCCAAGTCACCACAAACCAGGGATACCCCTGTTCTCCGGGCCTGTGCCTTCAACCTGGGGGCTGCCTACGTGGAGACTGGGGACCCAGCCAGAGGGCTTGAGCTGCTCCTACGAGCTCAACCTCAAGAGACAGTCCAGGGCGGGTGTCATGGCGACCAGTGTTTCAACGTGGCTTTGGCTTACCACGCCCTGGGCGACCTGCCTCAGGCTTTGGCCTGGTATCACAAGGCCCTGGGCCACTACCAGCCACTAGGTGACCATGGGCAAGCCCAGGCAAAAATGGGAGCCTGCTACCAGGCTCTGGGACAACCTGAGCTAGCAGCCCACTGCCTGCAGGAAGCGAGCCGGGCCTATGCCCAAGCAGGGCAGCccggggctgcagccctggcacTGGGGGCTGCAGCGGGCTGTATGCTGAAGAGCGGGCAGCATGGGGTGGGTGATGTGGTGCAGGTGCTGGAGGAGAGCCGGAGGCTTGCTGAGAGGAGCACTGAGCGAGGACTGCTGG GGCGACTCTATAACGACCTAGGCCTGGGCTATTCCCAGCTCCAGCTGTTCCCGCTAGCAGCAGAGGCCTTCCGGCAAGCCCTGCCCCTGTGCCGGGGGCCAGGAGAGGAGGCCACGGTGCTAAGAAACCTTGGGATGGCCCACAATGCCCTCGGCAACTATCAGGAAGCCCGGGAGTTTCACCAGAAGGCTGCCGACACGCacg GCTCTGTGGGGCAGCGGTGGGAGCAGGGCCGGAGCTTTGGAAGCCTGGCATTTGCACTGAGCCAGCTGGGAGACCACAAGGCTGCCAGAGACAACTATCTACATGCTCTGCAGGCTGCCCGGGACACTG GGGACGTGAAGGGGCAATGGCAGGCCTGTGAGGGTCTGGGGGCTGCTGCAGCCAGACTGGGGCAGCATGACCAGGCTTTGAAGTACTATAAGGAAGCGCTGGCCCGGTGTCAG AAGGAGCCAGATTCTGTGCGAGAGCGGCTGGTGGCCAAGTTGACAGACGCCATAAGGACCCACTTGGCCCGGGGTGGGCTGCTCCCGACCCACACCCTG ACCTCAGCTCCAGGGGGGCCCCAGGCTCCAGGTGGGGCCTGCCCCGTGGTGGGGACCCCAGCCAGGGTGGGAAAAGGCACAGCAGGAGTGCGGCACAG ATCTTCCGATAGGTGGGAAGATGAGTTAGAGGAGGGCCAcgaggggaaagaggaagagttGGCGAATGTTCTCATGACGTCTTGGGCACCAAGACTGGAGC GTCCAAGACCCAGGGCCCATCTCTCATTTGGAGGCCAAGGCCCCCTCAGAATGGAGAACCCTGGCCTTCTGGTCACCAACGGCCCCCACAGCAAGAG CAATCTGAACAACCCTCACCCGGCTCTGGAGGCCCAGGGTGTCCCCTGCCTCCTGCACAGCCTGAGTGTAGGCCTCAGCGAAAGGGAGAGTTCTGCTGAACTGGGGGACAGGCGGCTTAAGCCTactccctcctgccctggagcctgcgagcAGAG GTCATCCAAACAGCCCAGGGAAACCCCCAGCAGGAACCCTCAGAGGAGATCCACTGAGTCTGGCTTCTGCATGATCATGTGA